A genomic region of Pyrus communis chromosome 14, drPyrComm1.1, whole genome shotgun sequence contains the following coding sequences:
- the LOC137714803 gene encoding uncharacterized protein: protein MAVRGPSRPSSARPPLHCTYCNFDYHTRDTCHKLHGYPVGHPLHGQPWRPPRRATASSSSRSHAPSSPPRQPRFSASRPHNFTQAHHVQGTQAPASSSTPATHQVHGTQPTLHDLQLAMPDLSAEQHSRVLAALRDTTTPPQANAVLTTDFAQGLGFEGDDWCG, encoded by the exons atggctgttcgtggcccgtcccgtccctcctctgctcgtcctcccctccactgcacctactgcaattttgattatcatacccgagacacctgccataaacttcatggctatcccgttggccatcccctccatggccaaccgtggcgaccaccgcgccgtgccactgcttccagttcttcccgcagccatgcaccttccagtcctccccggcaaccacggttttctgcttcccggccccataatttcacccaggcccatcacgtgcaaggcacccaggcccccgcctcttcttctactccagcgacccaccaagtgcacgggacccagcccactttgcatgacttgcagcttgccatgcctgacctctctgccgagcagcactcccgtgttctagctgctctacgtgacaccaccacccctcctcaggccaatgccgtgctcactactgattttgcccaag gacttggtttcgaaggcgatgattggtgtgggtaa
- the LOC137716142 gene encoding mitotic-spindle organizing protein 1B-like has product MDADAAKTARESLDLAFQMSNVLDTGLDRHTLSILIALCDLGLNPEALAAVVKELRREPVPLPPSDAARPVL; this is encoded by the coding sequence ATGGATGCGGATGCTGCAAAAACCGCACGGGAATCTCTTGACCTAGCATTTCAGATGTCCAACGTTCTTGACACAGGGCTGGACCGTCACACCCTCTCCATCCTCATTGCATTATGTGATTTGGGTCTCAACCCTGAGGCATTGGCTGCCGTTGTTAAGGAACTTCGAAGAGAACCCGTTCCACTTCCGCCATCAGATGCTGCTCGTCCTGTACTATGA
- the LOC137716141 gene encoding putative pentatricopeptide repeat-containing protein At1g12700, mitochondrial, producing MMWWATTAACYGSRRLRAIGMPPSLHSSVVVFVNSYLGLFHSRASKSTESRNTQPPQFVKVTNLEDALNVFDKMLQRRPLPSVVRFNQILGQLVRLKHYSTVISLNNQMGVSGIRPDGYTLNIIVNCYCHLNQMGFGLSFLGKFFKLSFEPDVTTFNTLINGFLLEDREADAVGILNKMMERGNWKPTVVTFGILVKRLCMKGNNIGAIQLLKKMEEGACKPNVVIYNNIIDSLCKDTLIVDALKLFSELTSKGIAPNVITYTCLIHGVCKFGEWKESIRLLKEMVSKGIFPDVQTFNVLIDTVCKEGMIQKARSVVEMMIQRDIEPNTVTYRTLMDGYCLLGEMGQAKKVFELMLSKGSVIDVRSYNILINGYCKHKIIDDALMLFWEMSHRGVFPDTVTYSTLIDGFCKMGRIQDAETLFSQMQACGQLPDVQTYNILLHGLFENQQFPKAVQLLSEMEGKKLNFDIITYGILIEGLCKDGKVENAWEVFRSLSSKGFQHNARTYNIMISGFCNTGLTSEAENLLREMKEEGCSPNGCTYNTIIRGFIRNSETSRAMRLIQEMVEGGLSADASTTELIVNLLSKVDVDPALLPLIERAL from the coding sequence ATGATGTGGTGGGCAACAACTGCTGCTTGTTATGGCAGTCGCAGACTTAGAGCCATAGGTATGCCGCCTTCTCTTCACTCCTCTGTTGTTGTTTTTGTAAACAGTtacttgggtttgtttcactctCGAGCTTCTAAATCAACCGAATCTAGAAACACCCAACCACCCCAGTTTGTGAAAGTCACCAATCTTGAGGATGCCCTCAATGTGTTCGACAAAATGCTTCAAAGGCGTCCTCTGCCTTCCGTTGTCCGCTTCAATCAAATATTGGGTCAGCTTGTAAGATTGAAACATTATTCCACAGTCATCTCGTTGAATAACCAAATGGGTGTGTCAGGAATTCGTCCTGATGGTTATACTCTGAACATTATCGTCAATTGCTACTGTCATCTCAACCAAATGGGATTTGGTTTGTCattcttgggaaaattcttcAAATTAAGTTTTGAACCTGATGTCACGACCTTCAACACTCTAATCAATGGCTTTCTTCTCGAGGATAGAGAGGCTGATGCTGTCGGGATTCTGAATAAAATGATGGAGCGTGGTAACTGGAAGCCCACTGTGGTTACTTTTGGCATACTAGTAAAGCGACTTTGCATGAAAGGTAACAACATTGGAGCTATCCAATTGCTTAAGAAGATGGAAGAAGGGGCTTGCAAGCCTAACGTTGTTATTTATAACAATATCATTGACAGTCTTTGCAAGGATACTTTAATTGTTGATGCATTGAAACTCTTCTCCGAATTGACAAGTAAAGGAATTGCCCCAAATGTCATTACTTATACCTGTTTGATTCATGGAGTTTGCAAATTTGGGGAGTGGAAAGAATCTATAAGATTGTTGAAAGAAATGGTGAGTAAAGGTATCTTTCCAGATGTGCAGACCTTCAATGTCTTGATTGATACAGTTTGTAAAGAGGGAATGATCCAAAAAGCAAGGAGCGTGGTCGAAATGATGATTCAAAGAGATATTGAACCTAATACAGTTACTTACCGTACACTTATGGACGGTTACTGTTTGCTCGGAGAAATGGGTCAGGCGAAAAAAGTTTTTGAACTAATGCTTAGCAAAGGCTCCGTGATTGATGTTCGTAGCTATAACATACTGATAAATGGTTATTGtaaacataaaattattgaTGATGCCCTAATGCTTTTTTGGGAAATGTCTCATAGGGGGGTGTTTCCAGATACAGTTACTTATAGCACTCTTATTGATGGGTTTTGCAAGATGGGGAGAATACAAGATGCAGAGACTTTGTTCTCTCAAATGCAAGCTTGTGGCCAACTTCCAGATGTTCaaacttataatattttacTCCATGGCCTGTTTGAAAACCAACAATTTCCCAAAGCAGTGCAATTGCTAAGCGAGATGGAGggaaagaagttgaattttgatATCATAACGTACGGTATTCTTATTGAAGGTTTGTGCAAAGATGGAAAAGTTGAGAATGCATGGGAAGTCTTTCGCAGTTTATCGTCAAAAGGATTTCAACATAATGCCAGGACATATAATATAATGATTAGTGGATTTTGTAACACGGGGCTAACAAGTGAAGCAGAAAACTTGCTTAGGGAAATGAAAGAGGAAGGTTGTTCTCCAAATGGTTGCACGTACAACACAATTATTCGCGGGTTTATCAGAAACAGTGAGACATCACGGGCGATGAGACTTATTCAAGAAATGGTGGAGGGGGGTCTTTCTGCAGATGCATCGACTACGGAATTGATAGTTAATTTATTGTCTAAAGTTGACGTTGACCCTGCTTTGTTGCCATTGATAGAAAGGGCACTGTGA
- the LOC137714306 gene encoding uncharacterized protein gives MARITMSHILVALFVILVSMEAAFVMGQGKGNGNGNDNSNGNGNSNGNGNGNGNGNGNGNGNGNGNGNGNGNGNGSGNGNGNGNGNGNGNGNGNGNGNGNEADEAAVSNYDVLTPVGSGQERGFCKAKGACYYKTLTCPSECPQRKPKKNKKNKGCFINCGSKCEATCKFRKAKCDGYGSLCYDPRFVGGDGVMFYFHGAKGGNFAIVSDTNLQINAHFIGTRPTGRTRDFTWVQAFAVMFDSHTLAIAAKRVSKWDDKVDALMVKWDDKVVTILTDGDAEWRTNSEGREVIIERTDETNYVRVTVAGLVEMDIRVRPIGEEENKVHNYQIPADDTFAHLETQFRFTNLSDLVEGVLGKTYRPGYVSPVKIGVPMPLVGGEDKYKTSSLFSPLCKVCRFQKQPELAAAGGIAQY, from the exons ATGGCTAGGATTACAATGTCGCATATTTTGGTGGCTCTTTTCGTCATCCTTGTTTCGATGGAAGCCGCCTTCGTTATGGGGCAAGGCAAAGGGAACGGAAATGGGAACGACAACAGCAATGGTAATGGCAATAGCAATGGAAATGGCAATGGCAATGGAAATGGCAATGGTAATGGCAACGGCAACGGaaatgggaatgggaatggAAACGGCAATGGGAACGGGAGCGGGAATGGGAACGGCAACGGCAATGGTAATGGCAATGGCAACGGGAATGGGAATGGAAACGGCAATGGTAATGAAGCCGATGAGGCTGCTGTTTCCAATTATGACGTGTTGACACCAGTGGGATCCGGGCAGGAGCGAGGGTTCTGTAAAGCAAAGGGGGCTTGCTATTACAAGACTCTTACGTGCCCATCCGAATGCCCTCAGAGAAAGcccaagaagaacaagaagaacaagGGTTGTTTCATTAACTGCGGTAGCAAGTGTGAAGCTACTTGCAAGT TTAGGAAAGCCAAGTGTGATGGATATGGCTCTCTGTGCTACGATCCCAGGTTTGTTGGCGGTGACGGTGTGATGTTCTACTTCCATGGAGCCAAGGGCGGAAACTTTGCCATTGTTTCAGACACCAACCTCCAAATCAACGCACACTTCATCGGGACTAGACCAACAGGAAGGACCCGCGATTTCACATGGGTTCAGGCTTTCGCAGTGATGTTTGACTCTCACACCCTTGCCATCGCAGCAAAGAGGGTATCAAAGTGGGATGACAAAGTTGATGCTCTCATGGTAAAGTGGGATGACAAAGTTGTTACCATCCTCACTGATGGAGATGCCGAATGGAGGACTAACAGTGAAGGTAGAGAGGTAATCATCGAAAGAACTGATGAAACCAACTACGTTAGGGTTACAGTGGCCGGTCTCGTGGAAATGGACATTAGGGTTAGGCCTATTGGAGAAGAGGAAAACAAGGTCCATAACTACCAAATACCAGCTGATGACACATTTGCTCACTTGGAGACACAGTTCAGATTTACCAATTTATCCGATCTTGTGGAGGGAGTTTTGGGCAAGACTTACCGCCCAGGTTACGTTAGTCCGGTCAAAATCGGAGTCCCGATGCCATTGGTTGGTGGGGAGGACAAGTACAAAACTTCATCCCTCTTTTCTCCTCTCTGCAAGGTTTGCAGGTTCCAGAAACAGCCTGAGCTTGCAGCTGCTGGAGGAATTGCTCAGTACTGa